A genomic stretch from Methylophilus medardicus includes:
- a CDS encoding pyruvate, water dikinase regulatory protein, with translation MNHRSVFIISDGTGITAGALSKLLEHFPNTKFTTTRLPFTDNDEKVQAAFEHIQKVAGEDGIRPIVIMSVGNGEHRNHLKQANAYFIDLFHRFIYPLGSELNQEPLTGASIAYSAMGNSYHERMEAINFTLNHDDGMTNSGLDEAEVILIGVSRCGKTPTSIYLAMQFGIKAANYPLIPEDFERGALPAALQKNIDKIFGLTIKAERLHSVRNERRPDSFYASLDNCRKEIEIAESMMRAAGIPWADSTSRSIEELSALIMQKIRQR, from the coding sequence ATGAATCACCGTTCTGTTTTTATTATTTCTGATGGCACGGGGATTACAGCTGGCGCCTTGAGCAAGTTGCTAGAGCACTTTCCAAATACCAAATTTACTACCACGCGCCTGCCCTTCACGGACAACGACGAAAAGGTCCAAGCCGCATTTGAGCATATTCAAAAAGTCGCTGGCGAAGACGGCATCCGCCCGATTGTCATTATGTCAGTCGGCAACGGTGAACACCGTAACCACCTTAAGCAGGCCAATGCCTACTTTATCGATTTATTCCACCGTTTTATTTATCCGCTGGGTTCTGAGCTCAATCAAGAGCCGCTCACAGGCGCCAGCATTGCTTACAGTGCAATGGGGAATAGCTACCATGAGCGCATGGAAGCAATCAACTTCACGCTGAATCATGATGACGGCATGACGAATTCTGGCTTAGATGAAGCAGAAGTCATTCTAATCGGGGTTTCTCGTTGCGGAAAAACCCCCACCAGCATTTATCTCGCCATGCAGTTTGGTATCAAAGCCGCCAATTACCCACTGATTCCAGAGGATTTTGAGCGCGGTGCCCTGCCCGCTGCCTTGCAAAAAAACATTGATAAAATTTTTGGTTTGACCATTAAAGCGGAACGTTTACATTCTGTCCGCAATGAACGTCGCCCAGACAGTTTTTATGCTTCACTCGATAATTGCCGCAAAGAAATTGAAATCGCTGAAAGCATGATGCGCGCTGCGGGCATCCCTTGGGCAGACTCTACCAGCCGCTCGATTGAAGAGCTCTCCGCCTTGATCATGCAAAAAATTCGCCAGCGCTAA
- a CDS encoding multidrug effflux MFS transporter, translated as MFKSRSSTLVLVLAALAALAPFAIDTYLPAFHIMAAAFGTDELAIQQSLTLYLLPYALMTLCHGAISDAIGRITTIKWGLAIFMLASVGCAFAPNVQTLWLFRALQGMSGGAGNTVARAMVRDLFSGAQAQRVMATVQLLFGIAPAIAPILGGILLGIHWQAIFIFLALYAAIALWMAVRYLPETMPAEKRIAFSIQGIVQTYGKMLKHKVFLGLIICLGLNFSAFFIYVLASPVFLVKHLHLNSQQFGYLFVPTVTGMMLGSWISRHTAGKIAPTRVLRWAFAWMLIIASANVGLQWWMSMSAHSAWWLSILPIALFNVGMATAMPILSIAALDCYPTLRGTAASAQAFMQMLCSTLCSALIVPLVWHSTLTLAMAMLAMIILSTLLLWFSRQPTTS; from the coding sequence ATGTTTAAATCACGTTCTTCTACCTTGGTATTAGTGTTGGCTGCTTTGGCTGCGCTAGCGCCATTTGCCATAGATACTTACTTACCTGCCTTTCACATCATGGCTGCAGCATTTGGCACCGATGAATTAGCGATCCAACAAAGTTTGACCTTGTATTTGCTGCCCTATGCGTTAATGACACTTTGTCATGGTGCGATTTCTGATGCGATCGGTCGTATCACGACCATTAAATGGGGGCTAGCGATTTTTATGTTGGCCAGTGTCGGCTGTGCTTTTGCACCGAATGTTCAAACCTTGTGGCTGTTCAGAGCCTTGCAAGGTATGAGTGGTGGGGCGGGCAACACCGTTGCACGTGCCATGGTGCGTGATCTGTTTTCAGGTGCACAAGCGCAACGGGTGATGGCGACTGTGCAGCTGTTATTTGGCATTGCCCCTGCGATTGCGCCGATTCTGGGCGGGATTCTTTTAGGCATCCACTGGCAGGCCATTTTTATCTTTTTGGCCCTGTATGCCGCGATTGCGCTATGGATGGCGGTGCGCTACCTGCCAGAAACCATGCCTGCGGAGAAACGGATTGCATTTTCAATCCAAGGCATCGTGCAGACCTACGGCAAGATGCTAAAACATAAAGTTTTTTTGGGGCTGATCATCTGCTTGGGGCTCAATTTTTCCGCATTCTTTATTTACGTGTTGGCAAGCCCGGTCTTTCTGGTCAAGCATTTACATCTGAATAGCCAACAGTTTGGTTATTTGTTTGTGCCCACGGTGACCGGCATGATGCTGGGTTCTTGGATCTCACGCCATACGGCAGGCAAGATTGCCCCCACCAGGGTGTTACGCTGGGCATTTGCTTGGATGCTTATTATCGCCAGCGCCAACGTAGGCTTGCAGTGGTGGATGAGTATGAGCGCACATTCTGCTTGGTGGTTGTCGATTCTACCCATCGCTTTGTTTAATGTCGGTATGGCAACCGCCATGCCGATCTTATCGATTGCAGCACTCGATTGTTATCCGACCTTGCGTGGCACCGCTGCCTCTGCACAAGCATTCATGCAGATGTTGTGCTCAACGCTGTGCTCAGCCCTGATTGTGCCCTTGGTATGGCATTCCACATTGACCTTGGCCATGGCGATGTTGGCCATGATCATTCTGAGCACCTTGCTGCTATGGTTTTCACGCCAACCAACCACTTCGTAG
- the pqqE gene encoding pyrroloquinoline quinone biosynthesis protein PqqE produces the protein MAQLNNGVAANVTQKQPLWLLAEVTYRCPLHCAFCYNPTDYDKHTKNELSTEQWISALRDARKMGAIQLGISGGEPLLRDDIEEIVAEAHKLGYYSNLITSGVGLTEKRIQAFKEGGLDHIQLSMHDVTEDISNFITDTRTFELKKKVAGMIKAHGYPMVLNVVIHRYNIDQVGRILEMAEALGADYVELANTQYYGWSLVNRDQLMPTREQLNQAEAATNAFRERVGNKMKVFFVVPDYFSDRPKKCMNGWGEVFMIVTANGDVLPCHSARVLPGMTFPNVRENGLEWAWKESPAFTKYRGMDWMKEPCRSCDERENDLGGCRCQSYLLSGDAEMADPVCTKSPNRHLIDEALANSQKPQLREQPIIFRTDKNSKKYVEGDKERIEQFHALP, from the coding sequence ATGGCACAGCTTAATAATGGCGTAGCAGCAAACGTCACCCAGAAGCAACCGTTATGGTTGCTGGCAGAAGTTACATATCGGTGCCCACTGCATTGCGCATTTTGTTATAACCCCACCGATTATGACAAACATACCAAAAATGAGTTAAGCACTGAGCAATGGATTAGTGCGTTGCGCGATGCACGTAAAATGGGGGCCATACAGCTCGGTATTTCTGGGGGGGAGCCGTTATTACGTGACGACATTGAAGAAATTGTGGCAGAGGCGCACAAGCTTGGCTACTACAGCAACCTGATTACATCTGGAGTGGGCTTAACCGAGAAGCGAATTCAAGCCTTTAAAGAAGGGGGCTTAGACCACATTCAACTGTCGATGCATGATGTCACTGAAGACATCAGCAACTTTATTACCGATACCCGCACCTTTGAATTGAAGAAAAAAGTCGCGGGCATGATCAAAGCGCATGGCTACCCCATGGTATTGAACGTGGTGATCCACCGTTACAATATTGACCAAGTGGGTCGGATCTTAGAAATGGCAGAAGCGCTGGGGGCTGACTATGTTGAGTTAGCGAACACGCAATATTACGGCTGGAGTTTGGTGAATCGTGATCAGCTCATGCCAACGCGTGAGCAATTAAACCAAGCTGAGGCCGCGACTAACGCTTTCAGAGAGCGGGTCGGTAACAAAATGAAGGTGTTTTTTGTGGTGCCAGATTACTTTTCTGACCGGCCCAAAAAATGCATGAATGGCTGGGGCGAAGTGTTTATGATCGTGACTGCCAATGGGGATGTGTTGCCTTGCCATTCGGCGCGTGTGTTACCCGGCATGACATTCCCCAATGTCCGCGAGAATGGTTTGGAGTGGGCTTGGAAAGAATCTCCAGCCTTTACCAAATACCGTGGTATGGATTGGATGAAAGAGCCTTGCCGTAGTTGTGATGAGAGAGAAAACGATCTCGGCGGTTGTCGTTGTCAGTCATACCTGCTGAGTGGTGACGCCGAAATGGCCGATCCAGTGTGTACAAAATCGCCAAATCGTCATTTAATCGATGAGGCCTTAGCCAATTCACAAAAACCGCAGCTGCGTGAGCAACCCATTATCTTTAGAACAGACAAAAATTCTAAAAAATATGTTGAGGGTGATAAAGAGCGCATCGAACAGTTTCATGCTTTGCCCTAA
- the pqqD gene encoding pyrroloquinoline quinone biosynthesis peptide chaperone PqqD, with amino-acid sequence MENNIQHSDIYAIALHHRFQWEEAQQSYVLLFPEGMVKLHGGAGEILKRVDGKASVGDIVTALKTAFPDAEGIESDIVGMFDLAVGKAWLRKVN; translated from the coding sequence ATGGAAAATAACATCCAACATTCAGATATATACGCCATTGCCTTGCATCATCGCTTTCAATGGGAAGAAGCGCAACAAAGCTACGTGCTGCTGTTTCCTGAAGGCATGGTCAAATTGCATGGCGGTGCAGGAGAGATTCTGAAACGCGTGGATGGTAAAGCGAGCGTGGGCGATATCGTGACTGCGTTAAAAACCGCGTTTCCGGATGCCGAAGGCATTGAATCCGATATTGTGGGTATGTTTGACCTTGCTGTTGGTAAAGCCTGGTTACGCAAGGTCAATTAA
- the pqqC gene encoding pyrroloquinoline-quinone synthase PqqC, with translation MNTVTHDNLPWSREEFEAKLREKGQGYHIYHPIHVLMYEGKLTKEQLQCWVANRYYYQIMIPQKDAAVMSNCPDKEVRKGWIHRITDHDGYDGVEGGIEAWLKLSEAVGLSRDQVTSLELVSPGVKFAVDAYVNFARQRPWQESVCSSLTELFAPHIHQQRISSWPAMYPWVKEEGFVYFKKRLTEARRDVEQGLGITLDYFSVSREMQLRALDILQFKLDVLWVIADAIMLASTKIQVEDRDYMRQPVIKFR, from the coding sequence ATGAACACAGTTACCCACGATAATTTGCCATGGTCACGCGAAGAGTTTGAAGCCAAACTGCGTGAAAAAGGACAGGGCTATCACATCTATCATCCTATCCACGTGCTGATGTATGAAGGTAAGCTGACAAAAGAGCAACTGCAATGCTGGGTGGCAAATCGTTATTACTATCAAATCATGATTCCGCAGAAGGATGCGGCAGTGATGTCCAATTGCCCCGACAAAGAGGTACGCAAAGGCTGGATTCACAGAATCACCGACCATGATGGTTACGATGGGGTCGAGGGCGGGATTGAAGCTTGGCTTAAACTGAGTGAGGCCGTGGGCTTGTCGCGCGACCAAGTCACCTCCCTTGAATTGGTTTCTCCTGGCGTGAAATTTGCTGTTGATGCCTACGTGAACTTTGCTCGTCAACGGCCTTGGCAAGAGAGTGTCTGTTCTAGCCTCACTGAATTGTTTGCGCCGCATATTCACCAGCAACGCATCAGTTCTTGGCCAGCCATGTATCCATGGGTGAAAGAAGAGGGCTTTGTGTATTTTAAAAAACGCCTGACCGAAGCACGTCGCGATGTTGAGCAAGGGCTAGGCATTACGCTAGATTATTTTAGCGTGAGCCGTGAGATGCAGCTGCGTGCCTTAGACATTTTGCAATTCAAACTCGATGTGTTGTGGGTGATTGCGGATGCCATCATGTTAGCAAGTACGAAAATTCAGGTTGAAGACCGCGACTACATGCGCCAACCTGTCATCAAGTTCAGATAA
- the pqqB gene encoding pyrroloquinoline quinone biosynthesis protein PqqB, which translates to MQIHVLGAGAGGGFPQWNCNCQNCDGLRKGTIKAKRRTQSSICVSSNGVDWVLFNASPDVLQQIQEFAPLQPGRGIRDSGIQAIVLIDAQIDHTTGLFMLREGQVKREIYCTKAVHGDLTSGNQILNILGHYCGINHHEIPIDADDISRAHSFEIPTVPNLRFTAVALKSAAPPYSPHRNDPHPGDTIGVLIEEISTGKKCWYSPGLAEIEPHLPPLMHQADCVMVDGTFWTNTEMLDMGLMTKTARSIGHNPQSGPGGMIEVLDGFGADKPVRKVLIHINNTNPILREDSAERAILDQHKIEVAYDGMDIIL; encoded by the coding sequence ATGCAAATACACGTATTAGGGGCGGGCGCAGGGGGTGGGTTTCCACAATGGAATTGCAATTGTCAAAACTGTGATGGTTTGCGCAAAGGCACAATCAAAGCTAAGCGTCGGACACAATCCTCTATTTGTGTATCAAGTAATGGTGTGGATTGGGTATTGTTTAATGCCTCCCCAGACGTGTTGCAACAAATTCAAGAGTTTGCGCCACTGCAACCTGGGCGTGGGATTCGTGACTCGGGGATTCAAGCGATTGTATTGATTGATGCACAGATTGATCACACCACGGGTTTATTTATGTTGCGTGAAGGCCAAGTCAAGCGCGAGATTTATTGCACCAAGGCCGTTCACGGCGACCTGACCAGCGGCAATCAAATTTTAAATATTCTGGGCCATTATTGCGGTATCAATCATCATGAGATCCCAATTGATGCTGACGATATTAGCAGAGCCCACAGCTTTGAAATTCCGACAGTCCCCAATTTACGCTTCACCGCAGTGGCGTTGAAGAGTGCAGCACCGCCGTATTCCCCGCACCGCAACGATCCTCACCCCGGCGACACCATTGGCGTTTTAATCGAAGAGATTTCAACAGGCAAAAAATGTTGGTACTCGCCAGGATTGGCTGAAATTGAACCGCATTTGCCACCGCTCATGCATCAAGCAGATTGCGTGATGGTCGATGGCACTTTCTGGACCAACACCGAAATGTTAGACATGGGGCTCATGACCAAAACTGCACGCAGTATTGGTCACAATCCGCAATCTGGTCCGGGTGGCATGATAGAAGTCCTCGATGGCTTTGGTGCCGATAAACCTGTACGCAAAGTACTGATTCATATCAACAATACTAACCCGATTTTAAGAGAAGATTCCGCCGAGCGCGCTATTCTCGATCAACACAAGATCGAAGTGGCGTATGACGGTATGGATATCATTCTATAG
- a CDS encoding 3-deoxy-7-phosphoheptulonate synthase — MTVYEKLATDDVRVLEIKPLIKPAELLSRLQESQTSTQNILKTRSAIHHVLHQGDDRLLVIVGPCSIHDTEAGMEYAQRLLAVRNRLAGELLIVMRVYFEKPRTTVGWKGLINDPHLDGTYDINLGLEKARRFLLDVNEIGMPAATEFLDVVSPQYTADLVSWGAIGARTTESQIHRELASGLSCPVGFKNGTDGGVKVAIDAIKTAASPHHFLSMTKEGESAIFATKGNEDCHVILRGGKLPNYDTQSVAAVCDQLAEAGLAPVLMVDCSHGNSQKQYKNQIAVVDDVAAQVAAGDARIIGLMLESHLNEGRQDHSPGCNLNYGQSITDACLGWEDSVAVLETLAASVKARREKRAAEE; from the coding sequence ATGACCGTATACGAAAAATTAGCCACTGATGATGTCAGGGTGCTTGAGATTAAACCGCTGATTAAACCAGCGGAATTACTGTCTCGACTGCAAGAAAGTCAAACCAGTACGCAAAACATTCTCAAAACGCGCTCGGCCATTCACCATGTTCTGCATCAAGGTGATGATCGATTGTTGGTGATTGTAGGGCCTTGCTCGATCCATGATACCGAGGCCGGCATGGAATATGCTCAGCGCTTGCTTGCCGTGCGCAACCGTCTGGCGGGCGAGTTGTTGATCGTCATGCGCGTGTATTTCGAAAAGCCACGCACGACGGTTGGCTGGAAAGGATTGATTAATGATCCCCACCTTGATGGTACCTATGACATCAATTTAGGGCTCGAAAAAGCACGCCGCTTTTTGCTGGATGTGAACGAGATCGGGATGCCCGCCGCGACAGAATTCTTAGACGTGGTATCGCCACAATATACGGCGGATTTAGTCAGCTGGGGTGCGATTGGCGCGCGTACGACCGAATCTCAAATTCACCGAGAGCTTGCCTCAGGCCTGTCTTGCCCCGTCGGCTTTAAAAACGGGACTGACGGTGGCGTGAAGGTCGCCATCGATGCTATTAAAACTGCTGCGAGTCCGCATCACTTCTTGTCGATGACCAAAGAAGGTGAGTCTGCCATTTTTGCCACAAAAGGCAATGAAGACTGCCATGTGATTTTACGCGGTGGCAAACTGCCAAATTACGATACTCAAAGTGTGGCAGCTGTGTGTGACCAGTTGGCAGAAGCTGGCTTAGCACCCGTGTTGATGGTCGACTGCAGCCATGGCAACAGCCAAAAGCAGTATAAAAATCAAATCGCGGTGGTAGATGATGTGGCTGCGCAGGTCGCCGCGGGGGATGCACGTATTATCGGTCTCATGTTGGAGTCACATTTGAACGAAGGCCGTCAGGACCATTCACCCGGTTGCAACCTCAACTACGGTCAGTCGATCACCGATGCCTGTTTGGGCTGGGAGGATTCTGTGGCCGTGTTAGAGACTTTAGCCGCGTCGGTGAAAGCGCGTCGTGAAAAGCGTGCCGCTGAAGAATAA
- the hisC gene encoding histidinol-phosphate transaminase codes for MSTLSALAPANIRAIAPYQGGKPISELAREMGLNEADIVKLASNENPLGMSPKAQMALEAAIENIARYPDGNSFALRDAVSHKFGVQASQIVFGNGSNDILELVARAFLTAGDDVIYSQHAFAVYPLVTQAVGATGIVVPAVAFGHDLAGFLKAITPNTKLMFVANPNNPTGTLISKPDLKAFLQQVPKHILVVLDEAYDEYLSPADKSEAIGWLAEFENLIISRSFSKAYGLAGLRVGFGLMHATVADLLNRVRQPFNVNSLAQVAAIESLLDDDFVARSYAANQAGMLQMTQGLQQLGLSYIPSYGNFVSFKVDNASAVNQALLKQGVIVRPVANYEMPAYLRVSIGLFSENARFLEVLTKILAS; via the coding sequence ATGTCGACTTTATCAGCGTTAGCGCCTGCCAATATTCGTGCCATTGCCCCCTATCAGGGTGGCAAACCGATCAGTGAACTTGCCCGCGAAATGGGATTAAACGAGGCGGATATCGTTAAACTCGCGTCCAACGAGAATCCGCTCGGGATGAGTCCCAAGGCGCAAATGGCGCTTGAAGCGGCGATTGAAAACATTGCACGTTATCCAGATGGCAACAGCTTTGCTTTGCGGGATGCGGTCAGTCATAAATTTGGGGTGCAAGCATCACAGATTGTTTTTGGTAACGGTTCTAACGACATTCTAGAGCTGGTCGCACGCGCCTTTTTAACGGCGGGAGATGACGTCATTTACTCGCAGCATGCCTTTGCAGTGTATCCACTGGTGACGCAAGCCGTGGGTGCGACTGGTATTGTGGTGCCAGCGGTAGCGTTTGGTCATGATTTGGCTGGTTTCTTGAAAGCGATCACGCCTAACACCAAGCTCATGTTTGTCGCAAACCCTAATAATCCGACCGGAACGCTGATCAGCAAGCCAGACTTAAAAGCATTTTTACAACAAGTGCCTAAGCATATTCTGGTGGTCCTAGACGAGGCGTATGACGAGTATTTGTCACCTGCGGACAAATCAGAGGCCATTGGTTGGCTGGCAGAATTTGAAAATTTGATTATTTCACGCAGCTTCTCAAAGGCCTATGGACTAGCAGGATTGCGCGTCGGGTTCGGCTTGATGCACGCCACCGTGGCCGATTTGTTGAACCGAGTGCGTCAGCCGTTTAACGTTAACAGCTTAGCGCAAGTGGCTGCCATTGAATCATTGCTTGATGATGACTTTGTTGCGCGCAGCTATGCAGCCAATCAGGCCGGAATGCTGCAAATGACGCAAGGCCTGCAACAACTCGGCTTGAGTTATATTCCGTCGTATGGCAATTTCGTCAGCTTTAAAGTCGACAACGCTAGCGCGGTCAACCAGGCATTGCTCAAGCAGGGCGTGATTGTCCGCCCGGTAGCCAATTATGAAATGCCGGCGTATTTGCGTGTCAGCATTGGTTTATTTAGTGAAAATGCACGTTTTCTTGAAGTGCTTACAAAGATTTTAGCGTCATGA
- the pheA gene encoding prephenate dehydratase, producing the protein MSDLLKQFRDKIDAIDAQVLALVNQRAALAREIGHLKDDGVIYRPEREAQIIRRLQADNQGPLSPEAVSHIFRAVMSNCRALEKELSIAFLGPLGTYSEEAALKQFGEGRQAVVCGSIDEVFRTVEAGQADYAVVPVENSTEGAVGITLDLLLSSPLQVIGEVTLPVHHCLLSAQQDIRQISHVFSHAQSLSQCHEWLNKHLPTAEREAVTSNARAAQMIHELVASQGTFAAAIASKRAAELFDLHVLAENIEDDPKNTTRFLVLGNHSVAPSGQDKTSLVMSAHNKPGAMLALLEPLSQHGVSMTKLESRPSRQNLWNYVFFVDIEGHQQQPSVQAALTALAERATFLKVLGSYPTAII; encoded by the coding sequence ATGTCTGATTTATTGAAACAATTTAGAGATAAGATTGACGCAATTGACGCCCAAGTATTGGCGCTAGTCAATCAACGAGCCGCTCTGGCGCGAGAGATCGGGCATTTAAAAGACGATGGCGTGATTTATCGCCCTGAGCGTGAGGCGCAAATTATTCGTCGCTTGCAAGCAGACAATCAAGGGCCGCTATCGCCTGAAGCTGTCAGTCATATTTTTCGTGCGGTGATGTCCAATTGCCGCGCGCTCGAAAAAGAGTTATCGATTGCTTTTCTGGGGCCATTAGGCACCTACAGTGAGGAGGCCGCGTTAAAACAATTTGGTGAAGGTCGCCAAGCGGTCGTCTGCGGCAGTATTGATGAGGTGTTTCGCACGGTTGAGGCTGGGCAGGCAGATTATGCGGTGGTGCCGGTGGAAAACTCGACGGAGGGCGCAGTTGGCATCACGTTAGACTTATTGCTTTCAAGTCCGCTGCAAGTGATCGGTGAGGTGACCTTGCCCGTGCACCATTGCTTGCTATCAGCGCAGCAGGATATCCGTCAGATCAGCCATGTGTTTTCACATGCGCAATCTTTATCGCAATGTCATGAGTGGTTGAACAAGCACTTACCCACGGCCGAGCGGGAAGCTGTGACCAGTAACGCGCGCGCTGCACAAATGATCCATGAGCTGGTTGCCAGTCAAGGCACCTTCGCAGCCGCCATTGCCAGCAAGCGCGCGGCTGAGCTGTTCGATTTGCATGTGTTGGCTGAAAATATTGAAGATGATCCTAAAAACACTACACGGTTTTTGGTGCTGGGCAATCATAGTGTTGCGCCGTCAGGCCAGGACAAAACCTCTTTGGTAATGAGTGCACACAATAAGCCAGGCGCCATGTTAGCGCTGCTTGAGCCCTTGTCTCAGCATGGTGTGAGTATGACCAAGCTTGAATCACGCCCCTCACGCCAAAACTTGTGGAACTACGTGTTTTTTGTCGATATTGAAGGCCATCAACAACAGCCTTCCGTACAAGCCGCGCTGACAGCATTGGCTGAACGCGCTACTTTTCTCAAAGTGTTGGGTTCTTACCCAACCGCAATTATTTAA
- the serC gene encoding 3-phosphoserine/phosphohydroxythreonine transaminase produces the protein MTQIFNFSAGPAVLPKPVLARAQAEMLDWHGSGMSVMEMSHRGKEFTSILEKTEADLRQLLAIPTNYKVLFLQGGAIAENAMIPLNLLNGKSADYVVTGAWSKRSVQDAQAYGQINIAASAEAQGFTTVPAFNDWQLNKQAAYVHYCTNETINGVEFLTVPDTHGVPIVADMSSHILSRPIDVSKYGVIYGGAQKNIGPAGLCLVIVREDLLEQASSLTPAVFHWKTQADNQSMINTPPTYSIYIAGLVFEWLLAQGGVEAIEQKNIAKANLLYHYLDQTDFYDNAIQHEYRSRMNIPFRLHDESLNDAFLKQAETQGLLQLKGHRSVGGMRASMYNAMPIEGVQALVEFMQAFEKSNS, from the coding sequence ATGACACAGATTTTTAATTTTTCTGCAGGACCAGCAGTCCTCCCAAAACCAGTATTAGCGCGTGCCCAAGCAGAAATGCTTGATTGGCATGGCTCTGGTATGAGTGTGATGGAAATGTCGCATCGTGGCAAAGAGTTCACCAGCATTCTGGAGAAAACCGAAGCCGATTTGCGCCAGCTGTTGGCCATTCCGACCAATTATAAAGTCTTGTTTTTGCAGGGCGGGGCGATTGCTGAGAATGCCATGATTCCCCTCAACTTGCTGAACGGCAAGTCTGCGGATTATGTGGTCACCGGCGCCTGGAGTAAGCGCAGTGTGCAGGACGCACAGGCATATGGTCAGATCAATATTGCCGCTAGCGCTGAGGCGCAAGGCTTTACTACGGTGCCGGCGTTTAATGATTGGCAATTAAACAAGCAGGCGGCATACGTGCATTACTGCACCAATGAAACCATCAATGGGGTGGAGTTTTTGACCGTGCCCGACACCCATGGCGTGCCAATTGTCGCTGACATGTCCTCGCATATTTTGTCACGTCCCATTGATGTTTCAAAATATGGTGTGATTTATGGGGGCGCACAAAAGAATATTGGCCCCGCGGGGCTGTGTCTGGTGATTGTGCGTGAAGATTTATTGGAGCAAGCGTCCTCGTTGACTCCTGCGGTGTTTCACTGGAAAACCCAGGCGGATAACCAAAGCATGATTAACACGCCGCCAACTTACAGCATTTATATCGCAGGTTTGGTTTTTGAGTGGTTATTAGCGCAAGGCGGCGTAGAAGCCATCGAGCAAAAAAATATCGCCAAGGCGAACTTGTTGTATCACTACCTTGATCAAACTGACTTTTATGACAATGCTATTCAACACGAATATCGGTCGCGGATGAATATTCCGTTCCGTTTGCATGACGAATCACTCAATGATGCCTTTTTAAAGCAGGCAGAGACGCAGGGCTTGTTACAACTCAAAGGACATCGTTCTGTGGGTGGGATGCGCGCCAGCATGTATAACGCGATGCCTATCGAAGGCGTGCAAGCACTGGTCGAGTTTATGCAAGCGTTTGAAAAATCCAACTCATAA